In one window of Alkalicoccobacillus plakortidis DNA:
- a CDS encoding lmo0937 family membrane protein codes for MLWTVLVVVIVLWLLGFIGEVGGNLVHLLLVVALVVLIFQLVTGRRKL; via the coding sequence ATGCTTTGGACAGTGTTAGTTGTCGTCATTGTTTTATGGTTACTAGGATTTATTGGAGAAGTTGGAGGGAACTTAGTACACCTTTTATTAGTTGTCGCATTAGTTGTACTTATTTTCCAACTTGTGACAGGTCGACGGAAATTATAG
- a CDS encoding dihydropteridine reductase, whose protein sequence is MQIYWTKINKIIEETPEVKTYLLDCPEGFTWEEGSHTHFALEGFNAGEKPNRSLIRHMSISTLPNEHSIGITTRIREQCSEFKSILRSLTIGDEVAIFKTHSNVPLKRENKNVYLLSSGVGLATFRPLVLEYIERADNVNQIHSLNIDSSKNFLFTTIFESAPDKKFTSQFVSTRKDYYEEVKTLSADKDGLFYVVGSNEFLVQNIELLRGQGIKPEQIVLDKHEQQLPEFLSE, encoded by the coding sequence ATGCAAATATACTGGACTAAAATCAATAAAATTATTGAAGAAACGCCTGAGGTAAAAACATACTTGCTCGACTGCCCGGAAGGATTTACATGGGAAGAGGGTTCCCACACCCATTTTGCATTAGAAGGATTTAATGCCGGTGAGAAACCAAACCGTAGCCTGATTCGCCACATGTCAATCTCCACTTTACCGAACGAACATTCAATTGGGATCACAACACGTATTAGAGAGCAGTGCTCTGAGTTTAAATCCATTTTGAGAAGCCTTACTATTGGAGACGAGGTAGCCATTTTCAAAACTCATTCGAATGTTCCGCTAAAAAGAGAAAATAAAAATGTGTACCTACTGTCATCAGGTGTCGGGCTAGCAACGTTTAGACCACTTGTGCTTGAATATATCGAGCGTGCTGATAACGTTAATCAGATCCATTCCCTAAATATCGATTCATCTAAGAATTTCTTATTTACGACTATTTTTGAATCTGCACCTGATAAGAAGTTCACTTCACAGTTTGTCTCTACTCGTAAAGACTACTATGAAGAAGTGAAAACTCTTTCTGCAGATAAAGATGGACTCTTTTATGTGGTCGGTAGCAATGAATTTCTCGTACAGAACATAGAACTACTACGTGGGCAGGGCATTAAGCCGGAACAAATTGTACTCGACAAGCATGAGCAACAACTGCCTGAGTTTTTATCGGAATAG
- a CDS encoding GNAT family N-acetyltransferase, with protein sequence MTIRQLTDDEFEQAFQLSCYAFQVNDPEELRPSAHLSWNEATCYGDVSNGEVLAKLDLLPFHVDIHGKSMQMGGIVGVASYPEQRRKGLVKQLIVHTLKEMRVKGQLLSYLAPFEVGFYRKFGWEMAFDETTFTLEPIQLPKPNPLLEGQIERVPFSDKRIRTIYKNQQRHGMLIREEWWWKSLERKYSKHYTAIYTDQSGTAIAYIVYQVKNRQFETDELLYTEPAGLAALLSFIGQHDSMIDSAEITTPSSDSLNYFLPDPKTKAEIVPYFMTRIVDVQAFLVEFPFLNSEGGNYTLQIEDSFAEWNNKIFS encoded by the coding sequence TTGACTATTCGGCAGTTGACTGATGATGAATTTGAACAAGCTTTTCAATTAAGCTGCTACGCTTTCCAGGTGAATGACCCAGAAGAGTTACGACCTTCTGCGCATCTTTCATGGAATGAAGCCACTTGTTACGGGGATGTATCTAATGGAGAGGTTCTTGCTAAATTGGATCTGTTGCCTTTTCATGTTGATATCCACGGGAAATCAATGCAAATGGGAGGAATCGTTGGAGTAGCATCCTACCCAGAGCAGCGCAGAAAAGGGCTTGTCAAACAACTAATAGTCCATACACTCAAAGAGATGCGAGTTAAAGGACAACTTCTTTCATACCTTGCTCCTTTTGAGGTTGGTTTCTATCGGAAATTCGGTTGGGAAATGGCTTTTGATGAAACAACTTTTACACTTGAGCCAATACAACTTCCAAAACCTAATCCACTCTTAGAAGGACAAATCGAACGTGTTCCTTTTTCTGACAAACGAATTCGTACTATATATAAAAACCAGCAAAGGCACGGAATGCTCATTCGCGAAGAATGGTGGTGGAAGAGCCTTGAACGAAAGTATAGCAAACACTACACTGCTATCTACACAGACCAGTCTGGTACAGCGATTGCTTATATTGTGTACCAAGTTAAAAATCGTCAATTTGAAACAGATGAGCTACTTTATACAGAACCCGCCGGACTAGCTGCCCTTCTTTCATTTATTGGTCAGCATGATTCAATGATTGACTCAGCTGAAATCACAACACCATCATCAGATAGCTTGAATTATTTCCTGCCTGACCCTAAAACCAAAGCTGAAATCGTGCCTTATTTTATGACCAGAATTGTAGATGTACAAGCTTTTTTAGTAGAGTTTCCTTTCCTTAATTCAGAAGGCGGAAATTATACCCTGCAAATTGAAGACTCTTTTGCTGAGTGGAACAACAAGATCTTTTCTTAA
- a CDS encoding DUF6440 family protein, with protein sequence MFKKKKIEDNRFRIKTTENIPTLGTITILVDQFTGVNYLQTWIGSGSGITPLLDEKGQVVVDVSS encoded by the coding sequence ATGTTTAAGAAGAAAAAGATAGAAGATAACCGATTTAGAATAAAAACCACTGAAAATATCCCTACATTAGGTACAATAACTATCTTAGTCGATCAATTCACTGGAGTTAACTATCTTCAAACATGGATTGGATCAGGGAGTGGCATTACACCTTTATTAGACGAGAAAGGTCAAGTAGTGGTGGATGTATCCTCATGA
- a CDS encoding sterol carrier protein domain-containing protein codes for MLSGTTRSFLNLNSGNVSCEVITNMEAPSIKMSIQTLTGLMLGYRRPSFYIKQGLIKGDTKEIEFFVRHIPDEAPALVDFF; via the coding sequence TTGCTGAGTGGAACAACAAGATCTTTTCTTAATTTAAATAGCGGGAATGTAAGCTGTGAAGTCATAACCAATATGGAAGCGCCATCTATAAAAATGAGTATCCAAACACTGACTGGATTAATGCTCGGTTATCGGCGTCCTTCTTTTTATATCAAACAAGGACTTATAAAGGGAGATACTAAAGAGATAGAATTTTTTGTTCGTCATATTCCTGACGAAGCTCCTGCCCTTGTTGATTTCTTTTAG
- a CDS encoding GNAT family N-acetyltransferase yields the protein MQITTANPTHIADIITFFNEHLDSNNSAIYSEEFLCPLGIRAAVKRKQMIVAVVDGQVVGAFRYYRKKTQNKISLYQFALREDYRGKSLLKKMFQVINDVPIVALCPFYSEFNDYFIKTGWKKQQHSDEFNVWAFNERDSHAI from the coding sequence ATGCAGATAACTACAGCAAATCCAACTCATATAGCTGATATTATAACTTTCTTCAACGAACATTTAGACAGCAATAACAGCGCCATTTATTCTGAAGAATTTCTATGTCCACTTGGTATTAGAGCAGCGGTAAAAAGAAAGCAAATGATCGTAGCAGTAGTAGACGGTCAAGTGGTGGGAGCATTCCGATACTACCGGAAGAAAACTCAAAATAAAATCTCTCTCTATCAATTTGCATTGCGTGAAGATTATCGAGGCAAGAGCTTATTAAAGAAAATGTTTCAAGTAATCAATGACGTACCTATTGTTGCATTATGTCCATTTTATTCTGAATTTAATGACTATTTTATAAAAACTGGTTGGAAAAAACAGCAGCATAGTGATGAGTTTAATGTTTGGGCTTTTAACGAGCGGGATTCACATGCCATTTAA
- a CDS encoding oxidoreductase: MNDKVVVVTGANSGLGLETAKHFSGEGHQVILAVRNTEKGRKAKEDILRLYPQANVQVYQLDLSKLQSVREFVKTLSSQVHVIDLLINNAGVMMPPYSKTEDGFELQFASNHLGHFALTGLLLPLLENGEASRIVTLTSIAYRNAVIQFENLHGSKGYKSYLFYGQSKLANLMFAKELDKRLKANHYKTKSLAAHPGISSTNLFTLGRKETPWFVKPLLKVVSQPAEKGALPIIMAATDQSLQGGELIGPDGKGGRKGNPTIEEPKKVTYTDSTMEELWTISEDLTEVKYHFNK, translated from the coding sequence ATGAACGATAAAGTAGTTGTCGTCACCGGAGCAAATAGTGGACTTGGCCTAGAAACGGCTAAGCACTTCTCAGGAGAGGGGCATCAAGTTATTTTAGCAGTGAGAAATACTGAAAAAGGAAGAAAGGCGAAAGAAGACATACTACGCTTATATCCACAAGCGAATGTTCAAGTTTATCAACTCGACCTATCCAAGCTTCAAAGCGTGCGAGAATTTGTTAAGACGTTATCAAGCCAAGTACATGTCATTGATTTACTCATTAATAATGCAGGCGTTATGATGCCACCATACTCCAAGACGGAGGATGGATTTGAATTGCAATTTGCCAGTAATCACCTTGGTCACTTTGCTCTAACTGGTTTACTGCTCCCGTTATTAGAGAATGGGGAAGCATCACGAATCGTGACACTAACGTCCATTGCCTATCGAAATGCAGTCATCCAGTTTGAAAACCTGCATGGAAGTAAGGGGTACAAGAGCTATCTATTTTATGGTCAGAGTAAACTAGCGAATTTAATGTTTGCCAAAGAGTTAGATAAGCGTTTAAAAGCGAATCACTATAAAACAAAAAGTTTAGCCGCGCATCCAGGTATCTCATCGACGAACCTTTTCACCTTAGGTAGAAAAGAAACACCTTGGTTTGTTAAACCTTTACTGAAGGTAGTTAGTCAGCCAGCTGAAAAAGGGGCGCTACCAATTATTATGGCAGCCACAGACCAATCTCTTCAGGGAGGAGAATTAATTGGTCCAGATGGCAAAGGTGGAAGAAAAGGAAACCCTACTATCGAAGAACCAAAGAAAGTAACCTACACAGATTCTACAATGGAAGAGTTATGGACTATCTCAGAGGATCTTACGGAAGTGAAGTATCATTTTAATAAATAA
- a CDS encoding DUF3139 domain-containing protein yields the protein MKKRVGLITIVAVMSLIGGGILLFNFFNGSQEQLEQTETMVYDYLTEERNYTDEEIDSIRTEYNWRNDRDDERGAYQAYVTFSDEADYEYEYIYNDLDGVIQIGRNEGEGNHTE from the coding sequence ATGAAAAAAAGAGTAGGTTTAATTACTATTGTAGCTGTCATGTCTTTAATTGGAGGAGGAATTTTGTTATTTAATTTCTTTAACGGCAGTCAGGAACAGCTAGAACAAACGGAAACTATGGTCTATGACTACTTAACTGAAGAGAGAAATTATACAGATGAGGAGATTGATTCTATCCGGACAGAATACAATTGGAGAAACGATAGGGATGATGAAAGAGGCGCTTACCAGGCCTATGTTACTTTTTCTGATGAAGCAGACTATGAATATGAATATATCTATAACGATCTTGATGGAGTTATACAAATTGGACGAAATGAAGGTGAAGGGAATCATACTGAGTAG
- a CDS encoding GNAT family N-acetyltransferase: MPFKVEINVQLTPEEVPELRAHVGWSRRDNDYPTLFERCNFWVGVKNENNKLIAFGYICGMGLEHGYMEDIIVHPDYQGSGIGLKLVNVLLEEAERFGLEIITVSFEERNVNFYEKAGFAPGAGGVWQSRNY, translated from the coding sequence ATGCCATTTAAAGTAGAAATAAATGTACAGTTAACTCCCGAAGAAGTGCCAGAGTTAAGAGCACATGTTGGCTGGAGTAGAAGAGATAATGATTATCCAACTTTATTTGAGCGCTGTAACTTTTGGGTTGGTGTGAAAAATGAGAATAATAAGCTCATCGCTTTTGGCTACATTTGTGGCATGGGTTTGGAACATGGATATATGGAAGATATCATTGTGCACCCTGATTACCAAGGCAGCGGTATTGGATTAAAGTTGGTTAATGTATTGTTAGAAGAAGCTGAGAGATTTGGCTTAGAAATCATAACGGTCTCATTTGAAGAGCGTAATGTGAACTTTTACGAGAAAGCTGGATTCGCACCTGGGGCAGGCGGAGTTTGGCAATCAAGAAATTATTGA
- a CDS encoding NUDIX domain-containing protein — protein MFVNVRAIITRQTPDGREILIQKRNKPFEGSSPYELPGGQVEEYESLYDALVREVKEETGLEVKHIKNQEARITTQDETSNVEAITPFCMYQTLRGPVDSLGAYFLCEAEGELLSDGDATQQVQWIKVEELKNLLEKQCIQFSWIDKSGVLYYLRSLEYGTSNGV, from the coding sequence ATGTTTGTTAATGTGAGAGCTATAATTACCAGACAAACACCTGATGGTAGAGAGATCCTTATTCAAAAACGAAACAAGCCTTTCGAGGGGAGTAGCCCTTATGAGCTTCCAGGAGGTCAAGTGGAAGAGTATGAATCTCTTTATGATGCACTAGTAAGAGAAGTCAAAGAAGAAACTGGATTGGAAGTAAAGCATATAAAAAACCAGGAAGCTAGAATAACCACCCAAGACGAGACATCAAACGTTGAGGCGATAACTCCTTTTTGCATGTATCAAACTCTTCGTGGTCCAGTGGATTCGTTAGGTGCCTATTTTTTATGCGAAGCCGAGGGAGAATTACTAAGTGATGGTGATGCTACTCAACAAGTACAATGGATTAAAGTTGAAGAGTTAAAAAACCTTTTAGAAAAACAGTGTATTCAATTTAGTTGGATTGATAAATCAGGTGTACTATATTATCTACGATCTTTAGAGTATGGAACGAGTAATGGGGTATAA
- a CDS encoding response regulator transcription factor, whose product MERILLVEDDVAISDMVRSYLTNEGFKVDPVFTGKEAINRFISNSYDLVLLDLMLPEINGMDFLQTLRQNSFVPVIITSAKDGEADKALGLGFGADDYITKPFSMIELLARVKAAIRRSTQYKESTQPEVPAILTIHEIEMDIHNFIVKKNGQEMSLTSKEWNILKLFFENPKKVMTKEQIYHSVWDDHYYGDDHVINVHISRLREKIEDDPTKPEYVKTVWGIGYKLGEFK is encoded by the coding sequence TTGGAGAGAATATTACTTGTGGAAGATGATGTGGCCATTAGTGATATGGTACGAAGCTACTTAACAAATGAAGGCTTTAAAGTTGATCCGGTTTTTACGGGAAAGGAAGCGATCAATCGTTTCATTAGCAATAGCTATGATTTGGTATTACTTGATTTGATGCTACCTGAGATTAATGGCATGGATTTTCTTCAGACACTAAGGCAAAATAGCTTTGTTCCAGTCATTATCACCTCAGCAAAAGATGGCGAGGCTGATAAAGCTTTGGGATTAGGGTTTGGGGCAGATGATTATATAACGAAGCCGTTCTCAATGATAGAGCTTTTAGCTAGAGTAAAAGCCGCTATACGAAGATCTACACAATATAAAGAGTCCACTCAGCCGGAAGTTCCAGCTATCCTTACCATCCATGAGATTGAGATGGATATACACAATTTCATCGTAAAAAAGAATGGACAAGAAATGAGTCTAACCTCAAAAGAGTGGAACATTTTAAAGCTATTTTTTGAGAATCCTAAAAAGGTGATGACAAAAGAACAGATTTATCACTCTGTATGGGACGATCATTATTATGGTGACGATCATGTGATTAATGTACATATAAGTCGATTACGCGAGAAAATTGAAGATGATCCAACCAAACCAGAATATGTTAAAACCGTATGGGGCATCGGTTACAAGCTAGGTGAATTCAAATGA